A genomic stretch from Fusibacter sp. A1 includes:
- a CDS encoding FAD-dependent oxidoreductase, producing the protein MSSNYEHILESLENDFGDWFNKGYEIPEMTKDLYPYNHTFSPIMINKTKVKNRIVMAPMGNICMADETGRPSEKMISYFEDRAKGGVGLITTGLVPTSYGIDPSLVEPGGMSIFPRIDRSRTVFAGWRDLSAACHAHGSTLFIQLTPGMGRVGNPQCLVTQKRMPVSASWNPNFYMGIVPCKRLSDRAITKIVKNTGQAAADAKAANIDGVYLHGHEGYLMEQLTNPAFNRRKLGKYKDWQAFGIEVIKEIRERCGKDYPIMYRIDLSLALNATYGDRMDTEKSLTKFKNERTIKQTLEYMSNLVKAGVDIFDVDLGCYDNWWLPHPPSSMPAGCFLPISEIVKKHFKQNKILSNAGVEVPVVAVGKLGYPDLAEQALRDDKCDMIMLGRQLLADADFSNKMYRGDIDSIIPCIGCQEGCVNEFIEGGHPQCAVNPKTGFESEIQFLQQKADLAKRTAVIGAGPAGIEAAITLAQRGHSVDIYEKSDKVGGMLIPGSIPKIKYEVKNYLTYLESSLRKVSELDSFNIFMNHEVNADELKGKGYDAILVSTGAEQLKPPIAGIDNKNVIYAIDLFQNPELAKNAENIVVVGGGVVGFEAAYYLSYEMQKNVEVIEMSPYFMNHTCTANRGHLIHYAEKAGIKLHNCTKLNSIESDHVKVAKNMSPTVPDPFITWAPLLPENVEVPLSKSIKCDNKDLRINANLVVLAMGTRNNDTLYYSCVKNNIAKEVYQIGDNLKPGRVLEAVRAASKIALNI; encoded by the coding sequence ATGAGCAGTAATTATGAACATATATTAGAGTCGCTGGAGAATGATTTTGGAGATTGGTTTAACAAAGGGTATGAAATTCCAGAGATGACCAAAGATCTTTACCCATATAATCATACATTTTCTCCGATCATGATTAACAAGACGAAAGTAAAAAATCGTATTGTTATGGCACCTATGGGAAATATCTGTATGGCAGATGAAACAGGTAGACCAAGCGAAAAAATGATTTCATATTTTGAGGATCGTGCAAAAGGTGGAGTTGGATTAATAACTACTGGGCTTGTACCAACGAGTTATGGAATTGATCCTTCTCTAGTCGAACCTGGTGGAATGTCAATTTTTCCAAGAATAGATAGAAGTCGTACTGTATTTGCAGGGTGGCGCGACCTCTCGGCTGCATGCCATGCTCACGGATCAACTCTCTTTATTCAGCTGACACCAGGCATGGGTAGAGTTGGGAATCCACAATGTCTTGTTACACAGAAAAGAATGCCGGTAAGTGCTTCGTGGAATCCAAATTTTTATATGGGTATCGTTCCGTGCAAAAGACTTTCTGATCGTGCGATTACAAAGATAGTCAAAAATACTGGTCAAGCGGCAGCAGATGCAAAAGCAGCCAATATTGATGGTGTTTACTTACATGGTCATGAAGGCTATTTAATGGAGCAGCTTACAAACCCAGCATTCAACAGAAGAAAACTAGGTAAATACAAGGATTGGCAAGCATTTGGAATTGAAGTCATAAAAGAGATTAGGGAAAGATGTGGAAAAGACTATCCAATTATGTACCGTATAGACCTATCGCTGGCACTAAATGCGACATACGGGGACAGGATGGATACAGAAAAATCTCTGACGAAGTTCAAGAACGAACGGACAATAAAGCAGACGCTGGAGTACATGAGTAACCTTGTCAAAGCGGGTGTGGACATTTTTGATGTCGACTTGGGATGTTACGATAACTGGTGGTTGCCTCATCCTCCATCATCAATGCCTGCGGGATGTTTCTTACCTATATCTGAAATCGTAAAAAAACACTTCAAGCAAAACAAAATTCTTTCAAATGCTGGTGTTGAAGTTCCTGTGGTAGCTGTTGGAAAACTTGGTTACCCAGATTTAGCAGAACAAGCTCTACGCGACGATAAATGCGATATGATCATGTTAGGACGTCAACTTCTTGCAGATGCAGATTTTTCAAATAAGATGTATAGAGGAGATATTGATTCCATCATTCCTTGTATAGGATGTCAAGAGGGATGTGTTAATGAGTTCATTGAAGGGGGACATCCACAGTGTGCTGTGAATCCAAAGACTGGATTTGAATCTGAAATACAGTTCTTGCAGCAAAAGGCTGACTTAGCTAAGCGTACTGCGGTTATTGGTGCGGGTCCTGCAGGTATTGAAGCTGCAATTACCCTTGCTCAGCGAGGACACAGTGTTGACATTTATGAAAAATCAGACAAAGTTGGCGGAATGTTGATCCCAGGCTCAATTCCTAAAATCAAATACGAAGTTAAGAACTATTTAACTTATTTGGAAAGTTCATTAAGAAAAGTATCTGAACTTGACAGCTTTAATATCTTCATGAACCATGAAGTTAATGCTGATGAACTGAAAGGCAAAGGTTATGATGCCATCCTGGTTTCAACTGGTGCTGAACAGTTGAAGCCCCCAATAGCTGGTATTGACAATAAAAATGTAATCTATGCGATCGATTTGTTCCAGAATCCAGAGCTGGCTAAGAATGCAGAGAATATTGTAGTTGTTGGCGGTGGTGTTGTCGGATTTGAAGCTGCATATTACTTAAGTTATGAGATGCAAAAGAATGTTGAAGTGATTGAAATGTCACCCTATTTTATGAATCACACATGTACTGCAAATAGAGGGCATCTAATTCATTACGCCGAAAAAGCAGGTATTAAATTACACAACTGCACCAAGTTGAATAGTATAGAGTCAGATCATGTAAAAGTTGCAAAAAATATGTCACCTACAGTACCTGATCCATTTATAACTTGGGCACCATTACTACCTGAAAATGTTGAAGTACCACTATCTAAGTCAATCAAATGTGACAATAAAGATTTGCGTATCAATGCAAACCTAGTGGTGCTTGCAATGGGAACTAGGAATAATGACACATTATATTACAGCTGCGTAAAAAATAATATTGCAAAAGAAGTATATCAAATAGGTGACAACCTGAAACCTGGCCGTGTGTTGGAAGCGGTAAGAGCTGCATCTAAAATAGCACTGAACATTTAG
- a CDS encoding metallophosphoesterase, with protein sequence MKYAVISDVHSNHVALQEVLTHIKGQGVDGIICLGDLVGYHTFPNEVIDLIKSSGATTIMGNHDLKYLRNDHPKDVVGSFMAKHITKENREYLECLPPEHLMVVEGLTLQCVHGSPDNISEYMYADGDNTESIMLTLDADILLAGHTHFPLIEQFGNKWYINSGSVGKPKIGSIEATYVLLSLLDKTVEAEIIYVPYDNTLIVEDLKRHGFPESVITSAMTGKA encoded by the coding sequence GTGAAATACGCGGTAATATCTGATGTACACAGCAATCATGTCGCACTGCAAGAAGTACTTACACACATCAAAGGGCAAGGGGTTGACGGTATTATCTGCCTTGGAGATCTCGTTGGATACCATACATTTCCAAATGAAGTGATCGACCTAATCAAAAGTTCAGGTGCAACGACAATCATGGGAAACCACGACCTTAAGTACTTGAGAAACGATCATCCGAAGGATGTTGTAGGAAGCTTTATGGCTAAACACATCACTAAAGAGAACAGAGAATACCTCGAGTGCCTACCGCCAGAACATCTCATGGTTGTTGAAGGCCTTACCCTTCAATGTGTTCACGGGAGTCCTGACAATATTTCTGAATACATGTATGCGGATGGGGACAACACCGAATCGATAATGCTGACCCTGGATGCGGACATTCTGCTTGCCGGGCATACACATTTTCCCTTAATCGAACAATTTGGCAATAAATGGTACATCAATTCAGGAAGTGTCGGAAAGCCAAAAATCGGATCGATCGAAGCGACCTATGTGCTGCTTTCGCTACTCGACAAAACAGTAGAGGCCGAAATCATATATGTACCCTATGACAACACCCTGATCGTCGAGGATCTCAAAAGGCATGGGTTTCCTGAATCGGTGATTACATCAGCAATGACAGGAAAAGCATAG
- a CDS encoding GGDEF domain-containing protein, translating to MINYDSISIKTLKMFFIVNSIAGLGGILSSIVFHNIYFSFAIVIQLFNILVSITFYFFITKVKKLFLFKIMSLSYYVTFILIGMWYQLGSAHPMFIVYSVIVGQVIIMIYKRVSSIIFTALYLGLILILVYIDMIYRVNDVKLEIFSLGRLVGVSVIISGILITIYYNKDKMMRLIEELNVLNRVDSLTGAWNSCALYEDLDVFENDFIRKSINYVLVFIDLDEFKLVNDKYGHQRGDTYLVSFVASIMRRLRNSDKFYRIGGDEFVAIIREEEHHNVKEILDDINRNMNNTDANNVKMKFSYGSMSRKENDVDGNELIRRADELMYEKKSKNKLMNRE from the coding sequence ATGATAAATTATGATTCAATTTCAATCAAAACTTTAAAGATGTTTTTTATTGTAAACTCTATAGCAGGTCTCGGAGGAATACTCTCTTCAATAGTATTCCATAATATATATTTTAGTTTTGCCATCGTTATTCAACTTTTTAATATACTTGTGAGTATCACATTTTACTTTTTTATCACTAAAGTAAAGAAGTTATTTTTATTTAAAATAATGTCACTTTCTTATTATGTTACATTCATTTTGATTGGAATGTGGTATCAGTTGGGCTCTGCTCATCCGATGTTTATAGTATATTCTGTCATTGTAGGACAAGTTATTATTATGATTTATAAGAGAGTTAGTTCAATTATTTTTACTGCTTTATACTTAGGGCTGATATTAATTCTTGTTTATATTGATATGATTTATCGTGTGAATGATGTTAAGCTTGAAATCTTTAGTCTTGGTCGTCTGGTTGGTGTTTCTGTAATCATATCTGGAATATTAATTACGATATATTATAATAAAGATAAAATGATGCGTTTGATAGAAGAACTTAATGTTTTAAATAGAGTAGATTCATTGACCGGGGCATGGAATAGTTGTGCCCTATATGAAGACTTGGATGTATTTGAGAATGATTTCATAAGAAAATCAATCAATTATGTTTTAGTTTTTATAGATTTAGATGAATTTAAGCTTGTAAATGATAAATATGGCCATCAGAGAGGAGATACCTATTTAGTTAGTTTTGTAGCTTCTATAATGAGAAGACTAAGAAATTCAGATAAATTTTATCGTATTGGTGGAGATGAGTTCGTTGCTATCATTAGAGAAGAAGAACATCATAATGTAAAAGAGATATTAGATGATATTAACAGAAATATGAACAATACTGATGCTAACAATGTAAAGATGAAATTTTCATATGGGTCAATGTCTAGAAAAGAAAATGATGTTGATGGTAATGAGTTGATTAGAAGAGCTGATGAGCTAATGTATGAAAAAAAATCGAAGAATAAGCTGATGAATAGAGAATGA
- a CDS encoding serine hydrolase produces MKNLLAVLCMIVVILGVSCSRQELSTENPVDAAVIEEGTDAVFEEENDQVLMDRIDEILTELESLNQLQNFTITHHGKVITETYFNSGSGEKTSNIYSDTKSVTSLLVGIAIDEGFIKSVDQSIGDFIDLSPYENTDRLAEISIRDLLTMRQGLVWNSSDLSSEYHGLKNAKDPVAHVLSRKMPFAPGTTFNYSDGAAYLTSVVFTNATGRSLLEFGNEKLFAPLGIKEPVWHKDKSGNNYGGFDLFLTAQDMMKIGDMVLHRGVYEGVRIVSEDWILESTSHQAYSDGGSPDNNRYGYYWWLGEKDGLALVAAYGHGGQFIYVVEELDLVITAQCYGAVSDDLAAQHFVTLHQAIVHDVIPLFMD; encoded by the coding sequence ATGAAAAATTTACTTGCAGTACTATGTATGATCGTGGTGATTTTAGGTGTTAGTTGTAGCCGGCAGGAGCTATCTACAGAAAATCCGGTAGATGCAGCTGTTATCGAAGAGGGTACTGATGCTGTTTTTGAGGAGGAAAACGATCAGGTCCTCATGGACCGCATCGATGAAATTCTTACGGAGCTCGAGTCGCTTAACCAGCTACAAAACTTCACCATTACACATCATGGCAAAGTCATTACTGAAACCTATTTTAACAGCGGCAGTGGAGAAAAAACAAGCAACATCTATTCCGACACAAAAAGCGTTACCTCGCTACTTGTAGGCATTGCCATCGATGAGGGATTTATCAAAAGTGTCGACCAGTCCATCGGCGACTTCATTGACCTTTCACCTTACGAGAACACTGACCGCCTTGCAGAAATTTCGATCCGGGATCTACTCACGATGCGCCAAGGGCTTGTGTGGAATAGCAGCGACCTGTCTAGCGAGTATCACGGACTCAAGAATGCCAAGGATCCTGTCGCACATGTCCTGTCGAGAAAGATGCCTTTCGCGCCAGGCACTACCTTCAACTATAGCGACGGTGCGGCTTATTTGACTTCTGTTGTTTTTACAAACGCCACAGGAAGATCACTGCTTGAGTTCGGAAATGAAAAGCTCTTTGCTCCACTGGGCATCAAGGAACCCGTATGGCATAAGGACAAAAGCGGAAACAACTACGGTGGCTTTGATTTGTTTCTCACCGCTCAGGACATGATGAAAATAGGGGATATGGTATTGCACCGGGGAGTATACGAGGGTGTGCGCATTGTTTCTGAAGACTGGATCCTAGAATCAACAAGCCATCAGGCCTATTCGGATGGCGGCAGTCCTGATAACAACCGCTATGGCTATTACTGGTGGTTGGGTGAAAAGGATGGCCTAGCGCTTGTTGCCGCCTATGGACATGGTGGTCAGTTCATTTATGTGGTCGAAGAGCTTGATCTTGTGATTACTGCGCAGTGTTATGGTGCTGTATCGGATGACCTGGCAGCGCAGCATTTTGTTACGCTCCATCAGGCGATTGTGCATGATGTGATTCCACTTTTTATGGACTAG
- a CDS encoding response regulator transcription factor: MSYSIWIVEDEKSISDIIKAYLEKESYSVTQFMDGLSAMNALEGELPSLMILDINLPIYGGQDILKKLRESSDLPVIMLTSLSDEVSRIKGFELGVDDYVTKPYSNIELVHRVKRILIRTYGKAEQLKISKELYIDTKTYELFFNDNRIDLTTNEVRVLMTLVKEKGRVLSREQVIELTFGYAYEATPRNIDTYIKNIRQKIEIDPKSPEIVRTKYGIGYYYGGGL; the protein is encoded by the coding sequence ATGTCGTATTCGATTTGGATAGTGGAAGATGAAAAAAGCATATCGGACATCATAAAAGCGTATCTGGAAAAAGAGTCCTATTCGGTCACCCAGTTTATGGATGGCCTATCGGCAATGAACGCGCTAGAAGGTGAACTGCCTTCTTTGATGATTCTTGATATCAACCTCCCGATCTATGGCGGGCAGGATATCTTAAAAAAACTACGTGAAAGCTCCGACTTACCGGTTATCATGCTTACCTCGCTATCCGATGAAGTAAGCCGTATCAAAGGGTTTGAGCTAGGAGTGGATGACTATGTCACCAAACCCTACAGCAATATTGAACTTGTGCACCGGGTTAAAAGGATTCTTATCAGAACCTACGGAAAGGCGGAACAACTTAAAATTAGCAAGGAGCTTTATATCGACACAAAGACCTATGAACTCTTTTTTAATGACAACCGGATCGATCTTACCACCAACGAGGTACGTGTTTTAATGACCCTGGTCAAAGAGAAGGGCCGTGTCCTATCGCGTGAACAGGTGATTGAACTGACTTTCGGTTACGCTTATGAAGCGACTCCGCGCAATATAGATACCTATATCAAAAATATCAGGCAGAAAATCGAAATAGATCCAAAAAGTCCAGAGATTGTACGGACAAAGTATGGAATAGGGTATTATTACGGAGGCGGATTATGA
- the rlmH gene encoding 23S rRNA (pseudouridine(1915)-N(3))-methyltransferase RlmH, whose protein sequence is MNITLITVGKIKEKYFTGAIDEYAKRLTKYCKLTQIEVPDEKAPENLSAAQMEQIKEKEAERILAKVKDTDYVMTLEIEGKQFTSEGLANHINQLGITGKSSIVLIIGGSLGLADSVKKRSDFSLSFSKMTYPHQLMKVVLLEQVYRAFRIIRNEPYHK, encoded by the coding sequence ATGAACATCACCCTGATCACCGTAGGAAAAATAAAAGAAAAGTACTTCACAGGCGCTATCGACGAATACGCAAAGCGACTAACAAAATACTGCAAACTCACACAAATCGAAGTGCCTGACGAAAAAGCACCCGAAAACCTTTCTGCAGCGCAAATGGAACAGATCAAAGAAAAAGAAGCCGAAAGGATTCTAGCAAAGGTCAAAGACACCGACTATGTCATGACACTTGAAATAGAGGGCAAGCAGTTCACCTCAGAAGGACTTGCAAACCACATCAACCAGCTTGGCATCACAGGTAAATCAAGCATCGTACTGATTATCGGAGGCAGTCTAGGACTTGCCGACAGCGTGAAAAAACGTAGCGACTTCAGCCTTAGTTTCAGTAAAATGACCTACCCGCATCAGTTGATGAAGGTGGTGCTCCTTGAGCAGGTGTATCGGGCATTTAGGATTATTAGGAATGAACCGTATCATAAGTAA
- a CDS encoding maltose acetyltransferase domain-containing protein: MRTEKEKMLSGELYESWDAELIEERKHARKVMQAFNTLPFDSEDERVEILRSLFGSTQGWLKIEPNFRCDYGYNIHVGKNFFDNFDCVFLDVCKIEIGDDCMLGPGVHIYTASHPLDANERIIGPEYGIAVKIGNKAWIGGRAVILPGVTIGDNVVVASGAVVTKDVPSNVVVGGNPAKIIKQL; encoded by the coding sequence ATGAGAACAGAAAAAGAAAAGATGTTATCTGGGGAACTATATGAGTCTTGGGATGCTGAACTCATCGAAGAAAGAAAACATGCCAGAAAAGTGATGCAGGCCTTCAACACTCTGCCCTTTGACAGCGAAGACGAAAGAGTAGAGATCCTTCGCAGCTTATTTGGCAGTACGCAGGGGTGGCTAAAAATTGAGCCCAATTTCAGATGTGATTACGGGTACAATATTCATGTAGGTAAGAACTTTTTTGACAATTTTGACTGCGTCTTTTTAGATGTCTGTAAGATAGAAATAGGCGATGACTGCATGTTGGGGCCGGGAGTCCATATCTATACTGCCAGTCATCCACTGGATGCGAACGAACGGATAATAGGTCCTGAGTATGGCATAGCTGTGAAGATAGGCAACAAAGCATGGATAGGCGGACGTGCGGTCATCCTACCAGGTGTTACAATAGGCGACAACGTGGTTGTTGCATCAGGTGCTGTGGTTACAAAGGATGTTCCCAGCAATGTCGTAGTCGGCGGAAACCCCGCAAAGATCATCAAACAGTTGTAA
- a CDS encoding TetR/AcrR family transcriptional regulator, with protein MNIREQRSQKTKETIIEVAIDLIESASFDIVTINQICNKANVTKGAFYHHFDSKSDIVAEYYKIRVLDNIDIERSEYNSTNTVELIEEITYKLLMLIHDQGLEFAKQIYKHQLEKPLKYYIVEGEKTTDFLVSLIQEGQSNREIRDDIDCTTIANLLMKFSRGLIYDWCINEGSYVFSEVAKKDFSIFIESLKYE; from the coding sequence ATGAATATCAGAGAACAACGATCTCAGAAGACTAAGGAAACAATTATTGAGGTTGCTATCGATCTAATAGAAAGTGCATCATTCGATATTGTAACAATCAACCAAATATGCAATAAAGCCAATGTAACCAAAGGTGCTTTTTATCATCACTTTGATTCAAAGTCTGATATAGTAGCTGAATACTACAAAATTAGAGTGTTAGACAATATTGATATAGAAAGATCAGAATATAATTCAACGAATACGGTTGAATTGATCGAAGAAATAACGTATAAATTGCTCATGCTGATACATGATCAAGGATTGGAATTTGCTAAACAGATATACAAGCACCAATTGGAAAAACCTTTAAAATATTATATTGTTGAAGGTGAAAAAACAACAGACTTTCTTGTTAGCTTGATACAAGAAGGACAATCAAACAGGGAAATACGTGATGATATAGATTGTACTACAATTGCTAATTTACTGATGAAGTTTTCTAGAGGGCTAATCTATGATTGGTGCATAAATGAAGGATCATATGTATTTAGTGAAGTTGCAAAAAAAGATTTTAGTATATTCATAGAGTCATTAAAATATGAATGA
- the hcp gene encoding hydroxylamine reductase: MYCYQCQEAAGGVACTKVGVCGKPVDVANLQDLLLFVLKGVAQYNSLARKNNLNEAKTDKLILDGLFATITNANFDKDVFLSKIEAAINEREAVKLRLIKNNIDLPEVLHDSATWLAPRASFEAKAATVGVLATENEDVRSLRELITYGLKGMAAYGMHALHLSKENEEINAFIEEALLALTDDTLGAEELVALTLKTGDFGVKVMALLDEANTTAYGNPEITEVNLGTRNNPAILITGHDLNDLEMLLEQTKGTGVDVYTHSEMLPANYYPKFKQYDNLVGNYGNAWWKQKEEFETFNGPVLFTTNCIVPPKGEVVERIFTTGSSGFPGCKHIDEVKGTKDFSAIIEMAKTLPAPTQIEEGKIVGGFAHAQVFALADKVVDAVKTGAIKQFFVMAGCDGRMKSRDYYTEFAQEIPKDTVILTAGCAKYKYNKLDLGDIGGIPRVLDAGQCNDSYSLAVIALKLKEVFALEDINELPISYNIAWYEQKAVIVLLALLALGVKNIHLGPTLPAFLSPNVAKVLVDTFGIAGIGTVEDDIKLFLG; this comes from the coding sequence ATGTATTGCTATCAGTGTCAGGAAGCAGCGGGCGGTGTGGCATGTACAAAAGTAGGCGTATGCGGAAAACCTGTAGATGTGGCGAACCTGCAAGACTTGCTGCTGTTCGTCTTAAAAGGTGTCGCCCAGTACAACTCACTTGCGAGAAAGAACAACCTGAATGAGGCGAAAACGGATAAGCTAATATTAGACGGACTGTTCGCGACGATTACAAACGCGAACTTTGACAAAGACGTCTTCCTAAGTAAGATAGAAGCAGCTATCAATGAGAGAGAGGCTGTTAAGCTCAGACTAATCAAAAACAACATCGATCTACCAGAGGTGCTGCACGATTCGGCGACTTGGCTTGCGCCTAGAGCGTCATTTGAAGCAAAAGCAGCGACTGTCGGCGTACTTGCGACTGAAAACGAGGACGTGCGTTCATTAAGAGAGCTGATCACTTACGGTCTGAAAGGTATGGCTGCATACGGTATGCATGCGCTGCACTTAAGCAAGGAGAACGAAGAGATCAATGCCTTCATCGAAGAGGCTCTACTTGCATTAACGGACGACACTCTTGGCGCAGAAGAACTTGTCGCGCTTACGCTTAAGACCGGTGATTTTGGTGTGAAAGTCATGGCGCTCCTTGATGAGGCGAATACGACAGCTTATGGAAACCCGGAAATCACAGAAGTCAACTTGGGCACAAGAAACAATCCCGCGATTCTAATCACAGGTCACGACCTGAACGACCTTGAAATGCTGCTTGAGCAGACCAAAGGGACTGGAGTGGACGTCTATACCCACTCAGAGATGCTTCCTGCGAACTATTATCCTAAATTCAAGCAGTACGACAACCTGGTAGGCAACTACGGTAACGCATGGTGGAAGCAAAAAGAGGAGTTTGAGACATTCAACGGACCAGTACTCTTCACCACAAACTGCATCGTACCGCCAAAGGGTGAGGTGGTTGAAAGAATCTTCACAACCGGTTCATCAGGATTCCCAGGCTGCAAACACATCGATGAAGTAAAGGGTACGAAAGACTTCAGCGCGATCATCGAAATGGCTAAGACGCTACCGGCTCCAACTCAAATAGAAGAAGGAAAAATCGTCGGCGGTTTCGCTCATGCTCAGGTCTTCGCCCTTGCCGACAAAGTGGTAGATGCGGTTAAAACAGGAGCGATCAAGCAATTCTTCGTGATGGCGGGTTGTGACGGTAGAATGAAGTCACGTGACTACTACACGGAGTTCGCACAGGAAATACCGAAGGATACAGTAATCCTTACAGCGGGCTGTGCAAAATACAAGTACAACAAACTGGACCTTGGCGACATCGGCGGTATTCCAAGAGTTTTGGATGCAGGTCAGTGTAACGATTCCTACTCACTTGCTGTGATCGCGCTAAAACTAAAAGAGGTCTTTGCACTTGAAGACATCAACGAACTGCCGATTTCATACAACATCGCATGGTACGAGCAAAAAGCGGTCATCGTTTTACTTGCACTACTTGCACTAGGTGTTAAGAACATCCACCTTGGACCAACGCTTCCAGCATTCCTATCACCGAATGTGGCGAAAGTTCTTGTAGATACGTTTGGTATCGCAGGCATTGGAACTGTTGAAGATGATATTAAACTGTTTCTAGGTTAA
- a CDS encoding HAMP domain-containing sensor histidine kinase, with product MKLNSYFTRMLLIALVLMIGFIFLTTTLVINQKFNTFLFKEHKDKLDMLEKQVLELITASTEEEFKTEFNELENILSGTGYILAIQSEEGQTIMVAGEVRDHRNMMNRMISEKTEERTLAVDGKTVGNLIIRYQGDFNASVAAMEFKQTLLISMSVAGILSAIFIILLGRHMSKKITAPVYGAIGVAQKVKRGDYKVVARKDCGIEELDELNRSIDTMAQSLSVQSQLRRRMMEQMGHEVKTPLSIVRTQLEAVKDGMVELDGDRVGQMLEEVHELSRLVEGLENAEELAEEFEQVHLENIELHDFLKAVVQRTEYNFSKRGLTVMLTQNVRPILYSDKIKLKSILLNLLVNAQKYALAPGFVSIKVERSGDFIEIAIHNKKTAEIELDVKQLGYAGYRGNRQSLDGRGLGLYIVSRLSEQLGAAVDYRVTEDTFEAIVRMKATGKELM from the coding sequence ATGAAACTGAACAGCTACTTCACCAGAATGCTTCTGATCGCTCTCGTACTGATGATCGGATTTATCTTTCTTACGACGACGCTTGTGATCAACCAAAAGTTCAACACCTTTTTGTTCAAGGAGCATAAGGACAAGCTCGACATGCTCGAAAAACAGGTGCTGGAATTGATCACCGCGTCGACTGAAGAGGAGTTTAAGACTGAGTTCAATGAACTTGAAAATATCCTTTCCGGCACAGGCTACATTCTGGCGATACAGAGCGAAGAGGGTCAAACGATCATGGTCGCAGGAGAAGTGAGAGACCATAGAAATATGATGAACCGCATGATCAGTGAGAAAACTGAAGAGAGAACGCTCGCAGTAGACGGAAAAACAGTCGGTAATCTGATCATAAGGTACCAGGGCGACTTTAACGCATCAGTTGCTGCAATGGAGTTCAAGCAGACGCTTTTGATCTCGATGTCCGTCGCTGGAATCTTGAGTGCCATCTTCATCATCCTACTGGGCAGGCATATGTCCAAAAAAATCACTGCGCCTGTATACGGCGCGATCGGGGTAGCCCAGAAAGTAAAACGAGGGGACTACAAGGTCGTCGCACGTAAAGACTGCGGGATTGAGGAACTGGACGAACTGAACCGGTCCATCGATACCATGGCGCAGTCGCTGTCGGTTCAGTCCCAGCTTAGGAGGCGGATGATGGAACAGATGGGACATGAAGTGAAAACGCCTTTGTCCATCGTAAGAACCCAGTTGGAGGCCGTCAAGGATGGTATGGTCGAACTGGATGGCGACCGGGTCGGTCAAATGCTAGAAGAGGTCCATGAACTGTCTCGGCTGGTGGAAGGCCTTGAAAACGCCGAGGAGCTGGCAGAAGAGTTCGAGCAGGTACATCTTGAGAACATCGAGTTGCATGATTTTTTAAAGGCAGTGGTTCAGCGAACCGAGTATAACTTTTCAAAAAGAGGACTGACTGTGATGCTGACTCAGAACGTGCGTCCAATCCTCTACAGCGATAAAATCAAACTGAAGTCGATTCTTTTAAACCTGCTTGTCAATGCGCAGAAGTATGCGCTTGCACCTGGATTTGTTTCTATCAAGGTCGAAAGATCAGGTGATTTCATCGAGATCGCGATCCATAACAAAAAGACGGCAGAAATAGAGTTAGATGTCAAACAACTAGGCTATGCTGGGTATAGGGGAAACAGACAGTCGCTCGATGGAAGAGGACTTGGGCTTTACATCGTCAGCAGATTATCTGAACAACTGGGTGCTGCGGTCGATTACAGGGTCACAGAAGACACCTTTGAAGCGATCGTGAGAATGAAAGCGACAGGTAAGGAGCTAATGTAA